A window of Festucalex cinctus isolate MCC-2025b chromosome 6, RoL_Fcin_1.0, whole genome shotgun sequence contains these coding sequences:
- the gprc5bb gene encoding G protein-coupled receptor, class C, group 5, member Bb isoform X2, producing the protein MAVNSFPIFLLLLISSCTSHPSPPPPLGCSEHVEPPYRVLCDLESVWGVVLEAVACSGGLTSLILATLLLVKLGSISDPARRSGVGPLLLLLGTLIGIFTISLAFLVGKNQVLCVVRRAFWGPLFALCFSSLLVQGLRLRRLVAGKTSPSGSTLAALGLALALVQGIISAEWVLLTVVREGHPACEYPPLDFALTCSYTLGLLLIAMGLSLGVVLCGGELVVEATPESDEDREEEHDKRRWKCNAVWLFLASLASALLWVAWLGFYLYGSQAVRIRGKVGRSGGGAGKMEERLLDEPALAVALVVQGWILLLFHGIPESHLCLWNRSQCGRQDFFDTSETTTPPHFRDELPAHSHQPFQENQAFSMEEHGASLRSGNYQSGHGSVRPGIAFRGHVYQPTEMALVMNGGTMPTAPINYTGRRLW; encoded by the exons ATGGCTGTCAACAGTTTCCCCATCTTCCTCCTGCTACTGATCAGCTCTTGCACATCGCACCCATCACCTCCTCCTCCCCTGGGATGTAGTGAGCACGTGGAGCCCCCTTACAGAGTGCTGTGCGACCTGGAGTCGGTATGGGGCGTCGTTCTGGAGGCAGTGGCCTGCAGCGGGGGCCTCACCTCTCTAATCCTCGCTACGCTCCTGCTCGTCAAACTTGGCTCTATTTCGGACCCGGCCAGGCGTTCTGGCGTGGGACCCCTTCTCCTGCTCCTGGGCACACTCATTGGGATATTCACCATCTCTCTGGCGTTCCTTGTGGGAAAGAACCAGGTCCTCTGCGTGGTTCGCAGAGCCTTCTGGGGCCCCCTCTTCGCCCTTTGCTTCTCAAGCTTGCTGGTCCAGGGTCTGAGGCTGAGGAGGCTGGTGGCCGGGAAGACGAGCCCATCAGGAAGCACGCTGGCTGCGCTGGGCTTGGCGCTGGCCTTGGTTCAGGGGATTATTTCTGCTGAATGGGTCCTTCTCACCGTAGTCAGGGAGGGGCATCCAGCATGCGAGTATCCGCCTTTGGACTTTGCTCTCACATGCAGCTACACCTTGGGGCTGCTCCTCATAGCCATGGGGCTCTCTCTCGGGGTGGTGTTGTGCGGAGGGGAACTGGTGGTAGAAGCAACTCCAGAAAGTGATGAGGATAGAGAAGAAGAGCATGACAAGAGGAGATGGAAGTGTAATGCGGTGTGGCTCTTCCTGGCAAGTCTGGCGTCAGCGTTGCTTTGGGTGGCCTGGCTTGGCTTTTATCTCTACGGGAGCCAAGCAGTCAGGATCAGGGGGAAAGTGGGGAGGTCCGGAGGAGGAGCGGGAAAGATGGAGGAGCGTCTGCTGGATGAGCCTGCTCTGGCGGTAGCCCTGGTTGTGCAGGGTTGGATCCTTCTACTCTTCCACGGCATTCCAGAGAGCCACCTGTGTCTCTGGAATCGCTCACAATGCGGCAGGCAAGATTTCTTTGACACCAGCGAGACGACAACTCCTCCACATTTCAGAGACGAGCTCCCAGCACACTCTCACCAACCCTTCCAGGAAAACCAGGCCTTTTCTATGGAGGAGCACGGTGCAA GTCTTCGAAGTGGCAACTACCAGAGCGGTCACGGGAGTGTTCGCCCTGGCATCGCCTTCAGAGGTCACGTCTACCAACCGACTGAAATGGCTCTTGTTATGAATGGTGGTACT ATGCCCACAGCCCCCATTAACTACACTGGAAGACGACTGTGGTAA
- the gprc5bb gene encoding G protein-coupled receptor, class C, group 5, member Bb isoform X1, with the protein MTAADMSNILAESRSYVVQGVDRLSPKLKMAVNSFPIFLLLLISSCTSHPSPPPPLGCSEHVEPPYRVLCDLESVWGVVLEAVACSGGLTSLILATLLLVKLGSISDPARRSGVGPLLLLLGTLIGIFTISLAFLVGKNQVLCVVRRAFWGPLFALCFSSLLVQGLRLRRLVAGKTSPSGSTLAALGLALALVQGIISAEWVLLTVVREGHPACEYPPLDFALTCSYTLGLLLIAMGLSLGVVLCGGELVVEATPESDEDREEEHDKRRWKCNAVWLFLASLASALLWVAWLGFYLYGSQAVRIRGKVGRSGGGAGKMEERLLDEPALAVALVVQGWILLLFHGIPESHLCLWNRSQCGRQDFFDTSETTTPPHFRDELPAHSHQPFQENQAFSMEEHGASLRSGNYQSGHGSVRPGIAFRGHVYQPTEMALVMNGGTMPTAPINYTGRRLW; encoded by the exons atgactgcagctgacatgagcaATATACTAGCAGAAAGTAGGAGCTACGTAGTTCAGGGAGTAGATcgtctgtctcccaagctgaag ATGGCTGTCAACAGTTTCCCCATCTTCCTCCTGCTACTGATCAGCTCTTGCACATCGCACCCATCACCTCCTCCTCCCCTGGGATGTAGTGAGCACGTGGAGCCCCCTTACAGAGTGCTGTGCGACCTGGAGTCGGTATGGGGCGTCGTTCTGGAGGCAGTGGCCTGCAGCGGGGGCCTCACCTCTCTAATCCTCGCTACGCTCCTGCTCGTCAAACTTGGCTCTATTTCGGACCCGGCCAGGCGTTCTGGCGTGGGACCCCTTCTCCTGCTCCTGGGCACACTCATTGGGATATTCACCATCTCTCTGGCGTTCCTTGTGGGAAAGAACCAGGTCCTCTGCGTGGTTCGCAGAGCCTTCTGGGGCCCCCTCTTCGCCCTTTGCTTCTCAAGCTTGCTGGTCCAGGGTCTGAGGCTGAGGAGGCTGGTGGCCGGGAAGACGAGCCCATCAGGAAGCACGCTGGCTGCGCTGGGCTTGGCGCTGGCCTTGGTTCAGGGGATTATTTCTGCTGAATGGGTCCTTCTCACCGTAGTCAGGGAGGGGCATCCAGCATGCGAGTATCCGCCTTTGGACTTTGCTCTCACATGCAGCTACACCTTGGGGCTGCTCCTCATAGCCATGGGGCTCTCTCTCGGGGTGGTGTTGTGCGGAGGGGAACTGGTGGTAGAAGCAACTCCAGAAAGTGATGAGGATAGAGAAGAAGAGCATGACAAGAGGAGATGGAAGTGTAATGCGGTGTGGCTCTTCCTGGCAAGTCTGGCGTCAGCGTTGCTTTGGGTGGCCTGGCTTGGCTTTTATCTCTACGGGAGCCAAGCAGTCAGGATCAGGGGGAAAGTGGGGAGGTCCGGAGGAGGAGCGGGAAAGATGGAGGAGCGTCTGCTGGATGAGCCTGCTCTGGCGGTAGCCCTGGTTGTGCAGGGTTGGATCCTTCTACTCTTCCACGGCATTCCAGAGAGCCACCTGTGTCTCTGGAATCGCTCACAATGCGGCAGGCAAGATTTCTTTGACACCAGCGAGACGACAACTCCTCCACATTTCAGAGACGAGCTCCCAGCACACTCTCACCAACCCTTCCAGGAAAACCAGGCCTTTTCTATGGAGGAGCACGGTGCAA GTCTTCGAAGTGGCAACTACCAGAGCGGTCACGGGAGTGTTCGCCCTGGCATCGCCTTCAGAGGTCACGTCTACCAACCGACTGAAATGGCTCTTGTTATGAATGGTGGTACT ATGCCCACAGCCCCCATTAACTACACTGGAAGACGACTGTGGTAA